A part of Leishmania infantum JPCM5 genome chromosome 13 genomic DNA contains:
- a CDS encoding ubiquitin-conjugating enzyme-like protein, whose translation MVEVPRNFRLLEELETGEKGTGSNQNVSVGLRDTADIFFHYWNGTIVGPPSTAFEYRILSLEIYCDENYPKVPPHIRFLSKVNLPCVDPDGTVNREKFHVFKSWDRRTTMEMCLSELRKEMAQPQNRKLVQPPEGSMY comes from the coding sequence ATGGTCGAGGTGCCGCGTAACTTTCGCCTGCTGGAGGAGCTAGAGACCGGCGAGAAGGGCACAGGAAGCAACCAAAACGTCTCTGTGGGTCTGCGTGACACGGCTGACATCTTCTTCCACTACTGGAACGGCACCATTGTAGGCCCCCCTAGCACCGCCTTCGAGTACCGCATTCTGTCGCTTGAGATTTACTGCGATGAGAACTACCCGAAAGTGCCGCCGCACATCCGCTTCCTCAGCAAGGTGAACCTGCCCTGCGTCGACCCCGATGGTACGGTGAATCGCGAGAAGTTCCACGTCTTCAAGAGCTGGGACCGCCGAACAACGATGGAAATGTGCCTGTCGGAGCTTCGGAAGGAGATGGCGCAGCCACAGAACCGCAAGCTGGTGCAGCCACCGGAAGGGTCTATGTACTAA